The following are encoded in a window of Bremerella alba genomic DNA:
- a CDS encoding pseudouridine synthase gives MPGSSSSLVRLHKVLAEAGIGSRRRCEEIIQEGRVEVDGSFVTELGTSVDPAKQEILVDGQRIRVRRKQYFILNKPVGVVSTNFDQAGRTRVIDLVPQDERLFTIGRLDRQSEGLIIITNDGELANHLAHPRYGVAKTYHVEVAGALAVEEIKMIQSGVYIADGFVKAESCRLKRKLGKSSILEIVLREGKNREIRRLLAKVGHKVLRLKRISIGPLKLGDVPAGSFRELKPSEVKALRESSDASAAKGAPKRKLMPRRATSTSPDSRRTKKTTSKGAAYRGGKKKKSKRKSDQQPAPIESRRGEGRAVKQKQASKKKQMRRK, from the coding sequence ATGCCTGGTTCATCGTCATCGTTGGTTCGTCTCCATAAAGTCCTCGCTGAAGCCGGGATCGGCTCGCGCCGCAGGTGCGAAGAGATCATCCAGGAAGGCCGCGTTGAAGTTGACGGAAGTTTCGTCACCGAGCTAGGCACCTCCGTCGATCCAGCCAAGCAAGAGATTCTGGTCGATGGCCAGCGAATCCGCGTCCGCCGCAAGCAGTATTTCATCCTGAACAAACCAGTCGGCGTGGTCAGTACCAACTTCGATCAGGCAGGCCGCACCCGCGTGATCGACTTGGTGCCGCAAGACGAGCGACTATTCACCATCGGGCGCCTCGATCGGCAGAGCGAAGGCCTGATCATCATCACCAACGATGGTGAACTGGCGAACCACCTGGCCCACCCACGGTACGGCGTCGCCAAGACCTACCATGTGGAAGTCGCCGGTGCTCTCGCGGTCGAAGAGATCAAGATGATCCAGAGCGGCGTCTACATTGCCGATGGCTTCGTCAAAGCCGAAAGTTGCCGCCTGAAAAGAAAGCTGGGCAAAAGTTCGATCCTCGAGATAGTCCTCCGCGAAGGCAAAAACCGCGAGATTCGCCGCTTACTTGCCAAGGTCGGGCATAAAGTGCTTCGCCTGAAACGGATTTCGATTGGCCCCCTCAAGCTGGGCGATGTTCCGGCCGGATCGTTTCGAGAGCTCAAGCCATCGGAAGTCAAAGCCCTGCGTGAAAGCTCGGACGCCAGTGCCGCCAAAGGTGCACCGAAGCGAAAGCTCATGCCTCGCCGTGCCACCAGTACCAGCCCGGACAGCCGTCGCACCAAAAAGACGACCTCCAAAGGTGCAGCGTATCGGGGTGGCAAAAAGAAGAAATCCAAGAGAAAGTCCGACCAGCAGCCTGCACCTATCGAATCGCGCCGAGGCGAGGGGCGAGCCGTGAAACAAAAGCAGGCTTCCAAGAAGAAGCAAATGCGCCGCAAATAG
- a CDS encoding type I phosphomannose isomerase catalytic subunit: MSLNYPLIFNPTFRDYIWGGRRLGTVLNKPIPAEGIFAESWEVVDHGDDQSVVANGPEAGKTLGQLVQQFPQDLFGVKTPSETFPLLFKFLDANRDLSIQVHPDDAQGATLDPPDLGKTEAWYILDAQPGAKVYVGLKDGVSQQDLAQAVADDKVIDMMHVLEPHTGDCLFIPAKTVHALGKGLLVAEIQQASNTTFRLYDWGRVGADGKPRALHVERSLETIDYEKGPVQPQEPQPTSDPRIERLVTCDKFILDRWEFDDRKSIGDEKRFHIVAVLEGKVRSSHAQLDQALGKGSTFVVPAACGPLSLRALEPTVLLDMYMP, translated from the coding sequence GTGTCGTTGAATTATCCGCTGATTTTTAATCCGACCTTTCGAGACTATATCTGGGGTGGCAGGCGTTTGGGGACGGTGCTTAACAAGCCGATTCCCGCCGAGGGGATCTTCGCTGAAAGCTGGGAAGTGGTCGATCATGGCGACGATCAAAGCGTTGTAGCCAATGGCCCGGAAGCCGGTAAAACGCTGGGTCAGTTAGTTCAACAATTTCCGCAAGACCTGTTCGGCGTGAAGACTCCTTCCGAGACCTTTCCGCTGCTGTTCAAGTTTCTCGATGCCAATCGCGATCTCTCGATTCAAGTTCACCCCGACGACGCCCAAGGGGCCACCCTCGATCCGCCAGATCTGGGTAAGACCGAAGCCTGGTACATTCTCGATGCTCAGCCGGGGGCCAAGGTCTATGTTGGCCTGAAAGATGGCGTTTCCCAGCAAGACCTGGCCCAAGCCGTCGCCGACGACAAAGTCATCGACATGATGCATGTCCTAGAGCCCCACACAGGCGATTGCTTGTTCATTCCGGCAAAAACCGTGCATGCGTTGGGCAAGGGATTGCTGGTCGCAGAGATCCAGCAGGCCAGCAATACGACGTTCCGCTTGTACGATTGGGGCCGCGTAGGGGCTGACGGCAAGCCGAGGGCACTTCATGTCGAGCGATCCCTCGAAACGATCGACTACGAAAAAGGCCCGGTCCAGCCGCAAGAGCCGCAGCCAACATCGGACCCGCGGATTGAACGACTCGTCACGTGCGACAAGTTCATCCTCGATCGCTGGGAGTTCGACGATCGGAAGTCGATTGGCGACGAGAAACGATTTCATATCGTGGCCGTTCTCGAGGGGAAAGTCCGCTCGTCGCACGCCCAACTCGATCAGGCACTGGGCAAAGGTTCGACCTTCGTCGTTCCGGCTGCGTGCGGTCCGTTGTCCTTGCGAGCCCTGGAGCCGACCGTCCTGCTGGATATGTACATGCCGTAA
- the tatC gene encoding twin-arginine translocase subunit TatC: MNSKINDDFFEGSSMSFGDHLEELRKCLFRAVIWLAFGVAIGLYFGTYVVNFLEQPIQSALVRYYQSKSIAQLQENLGIKLNDEQKTAVADHLRENDWVAVDIWIEPAELERLSEAKSPPPTDEDSAPEQDAPEDVAPEDIAPEFADEPKLEVDPDQLPTDESLSDEDILIALRDAKVLPTEDPVRMRTWQQIKPSTESLRAEEAFMVWLKAGIVFGFIIASPGIFWHLWEFVGAGLYPHERKYVWIFMPFSLGLFFGGAAIAYFLAFEPVLDFLFQFNLMTGIDPRPRISEWLGFVIMLPLGFGISFQLPLVMLLLNRVGLFSIQAYTGNWRIAVMVIFVLSMIVTPSDPISMLLLALPLTLLYGLGIGLCKWMPGIRKPFPAAKG; this comes from the coding sequence ATGAACAGCAAGATCAACGATGACTTCTTCGAAGGCTCCTCGATGTCCTTCGGCGATCACTTAGAGGAACTGCGTAAGTGCTTGTTCCGCGCCGTCATCTGGCTGGCCTTCGGGGTGGCAATTGGTCTGTACTTCGGCACCTACGTGGTGAATTTTCTGGAGCAGCCGATTCAAAGTGCCTTGGTCCGCTATTACCAAAGCAAGTCGATCGCACAGCTGCAAGAGAATCTCGGCATCAAGCTCAACGATGAGCAAAAAACTGCCGTTGCCGATCACCTGAGAGAAAATGATTGGGTAGCCGTCGATATTTGGATCGAGCCGGCCGAACTAGAGCGGTTATCGGAAGCAAAGAGTCCTCCGCCAACCGACGAAGATAGTGCCCCTGAGCAGGACGCTCCGGAAGATGTTGCCCCGGAAGATATCGCTCCGGAATTTGCCGACGAACCTAAGCTGGAAGTCGATCCTGATCAACTGCCGACCGACGAGTCGCTCTCGGACGAAGACATTCTAATCGCGCTGCGAGATGCCAAGGTACTTCCCACCGAAGACCCGGTGCGCATGCGAACCTGGCAGCAGATCAAGCCATCGACCGAATCCTTGCGTGCTGAAGAAGCATTTATGGTGTGGCTCAAAGCGGGCATCGTGTTTGGCTTTATCATTGCCAGCCCAGGTATTTTCTGGCACTTGTGGGAATTTGTGGGGGCCGGCTTGTATCCGCATGAACGGAAGTACGTGTGGATCTTCATGCCGTTCAGCTTGGGACTCTTCTTCGGCGGTGCAGCGATCGCTTATTTTCTGGCCTTCGAGCCTGTCCTCGACTTCTTGTTCCAGTTTAACCTGATGACCGGTATCGACCCTCGTCCGCGAATTAGTGAATGGCTGGGCTTTGTGATCATGCTGCCACTGGGCTTTGGAATCAGTTTCCAGTTGCCGCTGGTGATGTTGCTGCTCAACCGCGTTGGGCTCTTCAGCATTCAGGCTTATACCGGCAACTGGCGAATCGCCGTGATGGTGATCTTCGTTTTGTCGATGATCGTTACCCCTTCCGACCCGATCAGTATGTTGCTGCTGGCATTGCCGCTGACGCTGCTTTATGGTTTGGGGATTGGATTGTGTAAGTGGATGCCTGGTATTCGCAAGCCATTCCCGGCCGCCAAGGGCTAG
- a CDS encoding formylmethanofuran dehydrogenase subunit A yields MGYLVLENGTVHDPANGVDGEVRTLWLKDGKIVSPPAEDHPQIDRRIDCRGYVVMPGGVDMHCHIAGPKVNIGRQMTPEYRRDAGIARSEGRRSASGGLLPSCVGTGYMFAGLGYTTAMDAAIPGLHARHAHEDLLDTPLLDKGFYLLFGNNQFVMDRIREERNDCLDAYLAWALASTHGYAVKVVNPGGVENWKQVSRKTVQQLDEPVPGFGVSPRAIVRNLAAAVDRLKLPHAVHIHCNNLGVPGNSETTLRTMQALDGHRGHFAHTQFHSYAGDENDPASFRSDAPRLAEYVNANPNISIDVGHVNPGKTLGITGDAPFGYFLSKLTGNRWYAADSELEASCGVIPMEFQPKKALVHAVQWAAALEWYLLVDDPWRIAMSSDHPNGGAVYRYPEVIHLLMDAAFRREAIGKMHKLLGERTTLAELDREYSLNDIAIITRAAPARLLGLKHKGHLGQGADADVTIYTPSTNRTEMFQRPRYVVQAGRVIVEDGEIGGEVFGKLFTVSPGMDDGQLPVIQKWFDDEHTIRFRNFAIEKEHLGAVETVASS; encoded by the coding sequence ATGGGATACCTCGTCCTCGAAAACGGAACCGTTCACGATCCGGCCAACGGTGTCGACGGCGAGGTGCGTACGCTGTGGCTCAAGGACGGCAAGATTGTCAGTCCTCCGGCAGAAGACCACCCACAGATCGATCGGCGGATCGATTGTCGCGGTTACGTCGTCATGCCGGGCGGGGTCGACATGCATTGCCACATTGCCGGCCCGAAGGTGAACATCGGTCGGCAGATGACGCCTGAGTACCGCCGCGATGCAGGCATCGCCCGCAGCGAAGGCCGCCGCAGTGCCAGTGGTGGCTTGCTTCCCAGTTGCGTCGGCACCGGTTACATGTTTGCCGGGCTCGGTTACACGACGGCCATGGACGCGGCGATCCCCGGTTTGCATGCCCGACATGCGCACGAAGATCTGCTCGACACGCCGCTGCTGGACAAAGGGTTTTATCTTCTCTTCGGCAATAACCAGTTCGTGATGGACCGGATTCGCGAAGAACGGAACGATTGCCTGGATGCGTATTTGGCTTGGGCTCTTGCTTCGACACACGGCTACGCGGTGAAGGTCGTGAACCCCGGTGGCGTCGAAAACTGGAAGCAGGTCAGCCGCAAGACGGTGCAGCAATTGGACGAGCCAGTGCCGGGCTTTGGCGTTTCGCCGCGCGCGATCGTGCGGAATTTGGCCGCGGCGGTCGATCGTTTGAAGCTGCCGCATGCCGTGCATATACACTGCAATAACCTGGGCGTGCCAGGCAATAGCGAGACCACACTGCGCACGATGCAGGCCCTCGACGGACACCGCGGTCACTTTGCCCATACACAGTTTCATAGCTACGCCGGCGACGAGAACGACCCGGCCAGCTTCCGCTCCGACGCGCCCCGTCTGGCCGAATATGTGAACGCCAACCCGAATATTTCGATCGATGTGGGCCATGTGAACCCCGGCAAAACGCTCGGCATCACCGGCGACGCACCGTTTGGTTACTTTCTGTCGAAGCTGACCGGCAATCGCTGGTACGCCGCCGATAGCGAACTGGAAGCCAGCTGCGGCGTGATCCCGATGGAGTTCCAACCTAAGAAGGCGCTCGTGCACGCTGTGCAGTGGGCGGCTGCGCTCGAGTGGTACTTGTTGGTCGACGATCCCTGGCGCATCGCGATGAGTAGCGATCATCCCAACGGTGGGGCCGTGTACCGCTACCCGGAAGTGATTCATCTGTTGATGGATGCGGCCTTCCGCCGTGAAGCGATTGGCAAGATGCACAAGCTTCTAGGCGAACGCACGACGCTGGCCGAGCTCGATCGCGAGTACTCGCTCAACGACATCGCGATCATCACCCGGGCCGCCCCAGCCAGGCTGTTGGGGTTGAAGCACAAGGGACACCTCGGCCAGGGAGCCGACGCCGATGTAACCATCTATACGCCAAGTACCAACCGAACCGAGATGTTTCAGCGACCACGCTATGTGGTGCAAGCTGGCCGTGTGATTGTCGAAGACGGCGAAATTGGCGGCGAAGTCTTCGGCAAGCTATTCACCGTTTCACCCGGCATGGATGACGGACAGTTGCCGGTCATCCAGAAGTGGTTTGATGATGAACACACGATCCGCTTCCGCAACTTTGCGATCGAGAAAGAACATCTAGGCGCGGTCGAGACGGTGGCGAGCTCTTAA
- a CDS encoding NADPH-dependent assimilatory sulfite reductase hemoprotein subunit — MASTENKLSPVEGIKDESNYLRGTVAEEMSDGTDHFSKESIQLIKHFGMYQQDDRDARSANRAKGGGKDYIMMVRTRLPAGLLNSQQMLEELDLCDEIGNGTLRITSRQGTQFHGIQKDDVRQLMQRMKGVGLTSLGACGDVNRNVMCCPAPFKNNELHDHIQKLSFQIADHFAPRTGAYREIFLQDPETGEKTRVDENGQEVVEPIYGKHYLPRKFKIGICLPEDNCIDVYTQDLGIIAVHEEGKIVGYNILVGGGMGRTPSADKTYPALGLKLAYVSPEDLIGACEAIVKVQRDFGNREDRKVARLKYTVRNMGLPEFKKKVDEYFGRELPGPHEADVTDFDDHKGWSQQGDGKWFYGLNVENGRIADTDDCQLKTAIREVCLSLNPGIHFTGHQDIIFSEIAEADKSKLEEILKKYNVVLTEEISNTLRWSMACVAWPTCGLSITESERALPGMVDDLEKEVAKLGLQDEKFTLRMTGCPNGCARPYNSDIGLVGRAKEKYTMFLGGRLLGNRLSYIYKDMVLANEVVPELVKVFTVFKEQRTEGESLGDFCDRLGQEKLLEATGG, encoded by the coding sequence ATGGCTTCCACTGAAAACAAGCTGAGCCCGGTTGAGGGCATCAAAGACGAAAGCAACTACCTCCGCGGCACCGTCGCTGAAGAAATGTCCGATGGAACGGACCATTTCAGCAAGGAAAGCATCCAGCTGATCAAACATTTCGGTATGTATCAGCAGGACGACCGCGACGCTCGATCCGCGAATCGAGCCAAGGGTGGCGGCAAAGACTACATCATGATGGTCCGGACCCGCTTGCCGGCAGGTCTGCTGAACAGCCAGCAAATGCTGGAAGAGCTGGACCTGTGCGATGAAATCGGCAACGGCACGCTCCGTATCACCAGCCGCCAAGGCACGCAGTTCCACGGCATTCAGAAAGATGACGTGCGTCAGCTGATGCAGCGCATGAAGGGGGTCGGCCTGACCTCGCTGGGCGCTTGCGGCGACGTCAACCGAAACGTCATGTGCTGCCCGGCTCCGTTTAAAAACAACGAGCTGCACGACCACATTCAAAAGTTGTCGTTCCAGATCGCCGATCACTTCGCCCCACGCACCGGTGCCTACCGCGAGATCTTCCTGCAAGATCCCGAGACAGGCGAGAAGACCCGCGTCGACGAAAACGGCCAGGAAGTTGTGGAACCGATCTACGGCAAGCACTACCTGCCGCGTAAGTTTAAGATCGGCATCTGCCTGCCGGAAGACAACTGCATCGACGTCTATACCCAAGACCTGGGCATCATTGCCGTTCACGAAGAGGGCAAGATCGTCGGTTACAACATCCTGGTCGGTGGCGGCATGGGACGTACGCCCAGTGCCGACAAGACCTACCCGGCTTTGGGTTTGAAACTCGCTTATGTTTCCCCGGAAGACTTGATTGGGGCTTGCGAAGCGATCGTCAAAGTTCAGCGTGACTTTGGCAACCGCGAAGACCGCAAGGTGGCCCGTCTCAAGTACACCGTCCGTAACATGGGCTTGCCCGAGTTCAAGAAGAAGGTCGACGAGTACTTCGGCCGCGAGCTGCCAGGGCCGCACGAAGCGGACGTCACCGACTTCGACGACCACAAAGGCTGGTCGCAACAGGGAGACGGCAAGTGGTTTTACGGCCTCAACGTCGAGAACGGCCGCATCGCCGACACCGACGATTGCCAGCTGAAGACGGCCATTCGCGAAGTCTGCCTGAGCCTCAACCCAGGCATCCACTTCACCGGCCATCAGGACATCATCTTCAGCGAAATCGCCGAAGCCGATAAGTCGAAGCTGGAAGAGATCTTAAAGAAATACAACGTCGTGCTGACCGAAGAAATCAGCAACACGCTACGTTGGTCGATGGCCTGTGTGGCTTGGCCGACGTGTGGTCTTTCGATCACCGAGAGCGAACGGGCTTTGCCTGGCATGGTCGATGACCTGGAAAAGGAAGTCGCCAAGCTTGGTCTGCAGGACGAGAAGTTCACCCTGCGAATGACCGGTTGCCCCAACGGCTGTGCTCGCCCCTATAACAGCGACATCGGCCTGGTCGGACGTGCCAAGGAAAAGTACACCATGTTCCTCGGCGGCCGTTTGCTGGGCAACCGCTTGAGCTACATCTACAAAGACATGGTTCTCGCCAATGAAGTCGTTCCGGAACTGGTAAAGGTCTTCACCGTGTTCAAAGAACAACGCACCGAAGGCGAAAGCCTGGGCGACTTCTGCGATCGCTTGGGGCAAGAGAAGCTGCTGGAAGCGACCGGCGGTTAG
- the folD gene encoding bifunctional methylenetetrahydrofolate dehydrogenase/methenyltetrahydrofolate cyclohydrolase FolD, with protein MTATILDGKTVSAALQDDIAKRVDAFTAKSGVTPCLAAVLVGEDPASQVYVRNKERACQKVGMTSQLFRRPDDISQADLLQLVEQLNHDDNVSGILVQLPLPKHLDASQVLDAIDPRKDVDCFHPSNVGLLSQGRPNFLPCTPHGVVQILKHFNLPTAGKNVVILGRSDIVGKPLALMLMQRTSETCGADYANATVTVAHSRTPNLKELTQQADILVAAIGVAKFVTADMVKPGAVVVDVGINRTDDGLCGDVDYDALLEVAGAVTPVPGGVGRLTVTMLLENTLKAAMIQTSES; from the coding sequence GTGACTGCGACTATTTTGGACGGAAAAACGGTCTCCGCCGCTTTGCAAGACGATATCGCCAAACGGGTCGACGCGTTCACAGCAAAATCGGGCGTAACTCCTTGTCTGGCCGCTGTTTTGGTTGGCGAGGACCCTGCCAGCCAGGTTTACGTACGCAACAAGGAGCGGGCTTGTCAAAAGGTGGGCATGACCAGTCAGCTGTTTCGCAGGCCTGACGACATCTCGCAGGCCGACCTTCTGCAACTCGTTGAGCAGCTTAACCACGATGACAACGTGAGCGGCATTCTGGTTCAGCTACCCCTTCCGAAGCATTTGGATGCCTCGCAGGTGTTGGATGCGATAGACCCGCGTAAGGATGTCGATTGCTTTCATCCCAGCAATGTCGGACTGCTCTCGCAGGGGCGACCGAACTTTTTACCCTGCACACCGCATGGTGTCGTGCAGATTTTGAAGCATTTCAATCTGCCGACCGCCGGGAAGAACGTTGTTATTCTTGGCCGCAGCGACATCGTCGGCAAGCCATTGGCGTTGATGCTCATGCAGCGAACGAGCGAGACATGCGGAGCGGACTACGCCAATGCCACCGTTACGGTGGCCCATAGTCGTACGCCTAATCTTAAGGAATTGACCCAGCAGGCCGACATTTTGGTGGCCGCGATCGGTGTCGCCAAGTTTGTGACCGCCGACATGGTCAAACCAGGGGCCGTGGTGGTTGACGTAGGGATCAATCGCACCGATGACGGTTTGTGCGGCGACGTCGACTACGACGCGTTGCTGGAAGTCGCCGGAGCTGTCACACCGGTGCCTGGTGGCGTGGGACGGCTGACGGTCACGATGCTGCTGGAGAATACGTTGAAGGCTGCCATGATTCAGACCAGCGAAAGCTAG
- a CDS encoding TrmH family RNA methyltransferase codes for MEIIRSLQNTQIKSAGKLRDRRGRAQQGRTIIDGLREIRRALQAGFPIETMFVLPEAFSGPEPAEFEQVLADHGDVQILHVTRDVMEKLAFGQRVEGAVAIAKIPEKKLGDVVLPECPLVVVIEQVEKPGNVGAILRTMDAVGADILISADGRTDLFNPNVIRASLGTIFSATVVDATSEETIAFLKNDQFQIYAARVDGSVPYSTVDMKQATALVLGSEAHGLSDQWHRPGIVNIHLPMQGIADSLNVSTTAAVLLYESLRQRS; via the coding sequence ATGGAAATCATCCGCTCGCTTCAAAACACGCAAATCAAGTCGGCCGGGAAGCTTCGCGACCGGCGGGGGCGTGCGCAGCAGGGGCGAACGATTATCGATGGCCTCCGCGAGATCCGTCGGGCCCTGCAAGCTGGCTTTCCGATCGAAACCATGTTTGTGCTTCCGGAAGCCTTTTCTGGTCCTGAGCCTGCTGAATTCGAACAGGTTCTCGCCGATCATGGTGATGTGCAGATTCTGCACGTGACCCGCGATGTCATGGAGAAACTGGCGTTTGGCCAACGTGTCGAAGGGGCGGTCGCCATCGCGAAAATTCCTGAAAAGAAGCTCGGGGATGTGGTGCTTCCGGAATGCCCGCTGGTGGTCGTCATCGAACAGGTCGAGAAGCCGGGCAACGTCGGAGCCATCTTACGAACGATGGACGCCGTAGGGGCCGATATCCTGATCTCGGCCGATGGTCGCACCGATCTATTCAACCCCAACGTCATTCGCGCCAGTTTGGGTACGATCTTTTCCGCCACCGTCGTCGATGCGACCTCGGAAGAGACAATCGCGTTCCTGAAGAACGACCAGTTCCAAATCTATGCGGCCCGGGTCGATGGGTCGGTACCCTATTCAACCGTCGACATGAAGCAGGCCACGGCCCTCGTTCTCGGCAGCGAAGCCCATGGTTTAAGTGACCAATGGCATCGCCCCGGCATCGTCAACATTCACCTGCCCATGCAGGGAATCGCCGACAGCCTGAACGTCTCGACCACCGCCGCGGTCTTGCTGTACGAATCGCTGCGCCAGCGGTCGTAG
- a CDS encoding class I SAM-dependent methyltransferase encodes MSRAISVEGTTTGEACSAIVGRYGQLFQGKTNFPPLAYSPLTNMTAADLASFQYNLLDFGSGRKLEQFGSVVLDRYSPSAEGFKATKPKLWSQAIAKYVRRNETQGDWIDADQLPTAWQVAAGPLKFRLKTTKFGHLGLFPEQFANWNWLIQTCRDSPRPLKVLNLFAYTGGSSLACALGGAEVTHVDAAANVVKWARSNAELSDMTEAPIRWIAEDARKFVKREIKRGNTYDGVILDPPSYGHGSKGEVWRIDKHLPLLMGSLNKLLSENPKLLLLTCHSPGYEDDTLRHMMGEAFPSVSSRQIKAGALTIQDRSGRHLPSGYYASFARVN; translated from the coding sequence GTGTCACGAGCGATCTCGGTTGAGGGGACGACGACAGGCGAGGCGTGTTCTGCTATTGTGGGAAGATATGGCCAATTATTCCAGGGCAAAACCAATTTCCCGCCCCTTGCATACTCGCCGCTGACCAACATGACCGCTGCCGATCTGGCCTCATTTCAATATAACTTGCTCGACTTTGGCTCTGGGCGAAAGTTAGAACAATTCGGATCGGTGGTTCTCGATCGGTATTCTCCGTCCGCGGAAGGATTTAAGGCCACCAAGCCCAAGCTCTGGTCCCAGGCGATTGCCAAATACGTGCGTCGAAACGAAACCCAGGGAGACTGGATCGATGCCGATCAATTGCCGACGGCCTGGCAGGTCGCCGCTGGCCCTTTGAAATTTCGTTTGAAAACAACCAAGTTTGGCCACTTGGGACTCTTCCCCGAGCAGTTCGCCAACTGGAACTGGCTAATCCAAACGTGCCGCGATAGCCCCCGTCCGCTAAAAGTCCTCAACTTGTTCGCCTACACCGGCGGATCTTCGCTGGCCTGTGCCCTAGGCGGGGCCGAAGTCACCCACGTTGATGCGGCCGCCAACGTCGTGAAATGGGCACGCAGCAACGCCGAGCTTTCCGACATGACCGAGGCCCCAATTCGTTGGATCGCGGAAGATGCCCGCAAGTTCGTCAAGCGCGAAATCAAACGCGGCAACACCTACGACGGCGTGATCCTCGACCCGCCCAGCTACGGCCATGGCTCGAAGGGGGAAGTCTGGCGAATCGATAAGCATCTGCCCCTTTTAATGGGAAGCCTGAACAAGCTACTCAGCGAAAATCCCAAGCTGTTATTGCTCACCTGCCACTCGCCGGGCTATGAAGACGATACGCTCCGGCACATGATGGGAGAAGCATTCCCCAGCGTTTCTTCCCGCCAAATCAAAGCCGGTGCGTTGACCATCCAAGATCGCAGCGGACGCCATTTACCCAGCGGGTACTACGCGAGTTTCGCACGCGTAAATTAG
- a CDS encoding PDZ domain-containing protein, which produces MTRCRTLSLLGCLIWGGIMLSPIASAAEPPEGAPAEQPPTSAQITSWIDQLDSDKFLLRENATQKLISAQQSAIGPLADAVRTGSLEKAFRCIHVLRAFAIGDDIETEIEASAKLALIAATENDRVGAYAGDVLKKIEPIQRERAIRILSGLGVKFTSYAPVQGFQGLDEGPAIWITNDYTGSAQHLHYLQHLGFIEDVQIENDKITADWFAEIAKMPNVDHMTIKDGPVDIEMLRELEPILDKIQFVRLYYLNLKTSPAPLLTKMTSLRQAELFGMVVDGKEVFQDPQEQQRVRSALPGVLPDSLKFRSGGFLGVRGSADGNRPPCVVQSVDQDTGAYKAGLRGGDTVTEVNGTKVEGFTHLIALLQDKKAGDKVKMIAVRGSETKELDVILGKWQLREGYQ; this is translated from the coding sequence GTGACACGTTGTCGAACTTTAAGTCTGTTAGGTTGCCTGATTTGGGGCGGCATCATGCTATCGCCGATCGCCTCGGCGGCCGAGCCACCCGAGGGTGCCCCAGCAGAGCAGCCGCCGACCTCGGCCCAGATTACTTCGTGGATCGATCAACTCGACAGCGACAAGTTCCTCTTGCGCGAAAATGCCACGCAGAAACTGATTAGTGCCCAGCAGTCGGCGATTGGGCCTCTGGCCGATGCCGTTCGCACCGGTAGTTTAGAGAAGGCCTTTCGCTGCATTCATGTGCTGCGCGCGTTCGCGATTGGGGACGATATCGAGACCGAGATCGAAGCCAGCGCCAAGCTTGCGTTGATTGCGGCCACCGAGAACGACCGGGTGGGTGCGTACGCCGGAGATGTACTGAAGAAAATTGAACCGATTCAACGCGAGCGGGCTATTCGTATTCTTAGTGGTTTAGGTGTGAAGTTCACAAGCTACGCCCCCGTGCAAGGGTTTCAGGGGCTAGACGAAGGGCCAGCGATTTGGATCACTAATGACTACACCGGCTCGGCCCAGCATCTGCATTACTTGCAGCACCTGGGGTTTATCGAAGATGTTCAGATCGAGAACGACAAGATCACGGCGGACTGGTTTGCCGAAATCGCTAAAATGCCGAACGTCGATCATATGACAATCAAAGATGGACCGGTCGATATCGAAATGCTGCGAGAACTGGAGCCCATTCTAGACAAGATTCAATTTGTGCGGCTTTACTATCTAAATTTGAAAACGTCCCCTGCTCCGCTACTTACCAAGATGACATCTCTGCGTCAGGCAGAACTGTTCGGAATGGTGGTCGATGGCAAAGAGGTTTTCCAGGACCCGCAAGAACAGCAGCGGGTTCGCTCGGCGTTGCCAGGCGTGTTGCCGGATAGCTTGAAGTTCCGCAGCGGTGGCTTCCTGGGCGTGCGTGGTTCCGCGGATGGTAACCGGCCCCCCTGTGTCGTTCAAAGCGTCGACCAAGACACCGGTGCCTACAAGGCCGGCTTGCGTGGCGGTGATACGGTAACCGAAGTCAACGGAACAAAGGTCGAAGGGTTCACCCACTTGATTGCGTTGCTGCAAGACAAGAAAGCAGGCGACAAGGTCAAAATGATTGCCGTTCGTGGGTCGGAGACCAAAGAATTGGACGTGATCCTCGGAAAGTGGCAACTTCGCGAAGGCTATCAATAG